The Blautia pseudococcoides genome segment ATACTTTCAAGGACAGTAAGATCATGCCTGTCCTTATCCCTTAGCTCATAACCCGAGTGGAAAATCATTTGCCCTTTCAAAGATATACAGGGAATCATCCTCCCCTCAAAAACAGTACTACCAAAATAGTCCTTCTCAAACTTATACCAGCCGCCTTCCAAATCGGCTTGTTTTGATGTCTCGTCCCGCAATAGCTGGCGCGTGGATTGTTTTTGCCTTGGACACTGATTCGTCATTTCTTACTTCTCGATTGAAATAAACGGAGGAAAGGTATCGGAGCTATGGTTACGCCGCATAGTTTTTGAGTCCACGTCAAAACACTTGCCGTTGTATTCATAGTGTAACTTTTGAGCTTTAACATAAAAACGATGTTCCGATTGAAATGCAACGGGCTTAAAATGCCCTTCTTGTATCGGCTGATCCCGATATAAGACCTGATCTTCCGATAATTTCAGCACATCATTTTCAAGACGTACATCATAAATTCCACTTACGATAGCCTCTGCTGCCACATTTTTACCCGAAGCTGAAATGAAACGAAAACAGCCAGTCAAACTATTCGTGCTTTTTCGCTCCGCCAGTTCAAATCGGAACAGGGATACACCACTGAAATCTTTTCGCAATTTTTCCCGTTGTCCATCCTTTCCCATAAGCCATATCTTCTCATTAGATACAATAAACATATCCAACTGAAATCCACTCTGAGAATATTTTAGATTAGAGAAAGATATTTGATCAGAGTAAACGCCCTGTAGCGCACCATTTTCAAGATTGTAAACTAATTCCTTTGTAAACAGCGTTTTGCCATCCACATTTACTTCCATGAAGTTGATGATTTCTTTCATTGGCACCCGACCATCCTTTCAATTTGAAATACACCTTTCCCGCCAAGAACGCATAAAAGCAACTTACAAGTAAGTCTTTTTTGCTTCGGATGTCCACTTTCTGACAAAATCTTTCTTTGCGTTAGTATAAGCATCCCTATTATGCTCAAATGACTTCCCAAGTTGTAATTTCATTTTTTCATATTCCTTAGCTATTTGGGGATATTCATTATCATTATCTCCAACATAACGAAAGTGTATATGAAAAACTTTGTTCAAAATTATATTGCTCCTATCATACCTGCTTCAAACAAAGTTTCAAATGTATTTACTGCACCTCCATGCTCCACAATCATCCCATCAACTACCTTATCAATATCAACGCCAGTAAATACCAATCGTTTGTTGGTTGGCTTTATTCCTATCCATTCACCTTTATGTGTACCTTCCATTACAAATTCAGAGATGACATAATCACCATCACAAAATTGCTTAATAATCTTCATCTTATAATCGGGATATGTCTGCTTTGTTGCTTGTATGTGCTCTTTCATACCTTCAACGCCAACTGGAATCAGTCTTTCTCCCATTTTCACACAACATTTTGGCGATACAAACTCTGCTACTTTTCCAATTTGATTTTCAGATATGATCGTT includes the following:
- a CDS encoding GrpB family protein; its protein translation is MNKVFHIHFRYVGDNDNEYPQIAKEYEKMKLQLGKSFEHNRDAYTNAKKDFVRKWTSEAKKTYL
- a CDS encoding ester cyclase, translating into MDSAEKVKYFYETIISENQIGKVAEFVSPKCCVKMGERLIPVGVEGMKEHIQATKQTYPDYKMKIIKQFCDGDYVISEFVMEGTHKGEWIGIKPTNKRLVFTGVDIDKVVDGMIVEHGGAVNTFETLFEAGMIGAI